The following DNA comes from Miscanthus floridulus cultivar M001 chromosome 5, ASM1932011v1, whole genome shotgun sequence.
aatggcatgggggacctccaagtctagccaataaggcagatactgaaagaagatcgattgtttcttgaaaggtacgccttcgacaggaggtgtgcttctatctctgttcgtcccatccagattcttctttccatagacgacgcgtatgtttttcaccattctatacacgtgttctccgttatgacgtctctccggagaggattcaatctccggggcgttgtcataaaatctaaagaacaatttgctgtggtacttgtgacttgtctttaagaagcgttggttccttaggtaaactatcttcttggatgcatccaggtacacccatgtagtaccatccaagcaaaccaagcatcccgtcttccctttgatctatctagacaaagcaaacagcgcagggtaatcattggtagtaacaaatattattgctctacatatgaagtcctccttttggaacgcatcatacatctgctccccatgcctccatagcctctccatttcttgcatcaaaggctcgaggaacacgtctatatcaatgcctggttgtttagggctagaaataagaatagtgaggagaaggtactttctcttctgacacaaccatgttgggatgttgtacatggtcaagaccactggccatgtgctgtggtcgctcatcctctcattgaagggattaattctatcggtgctcaagccaaaccgtacattccttgggtcatcgctgaattctttgtacttctcatcaaacctttgccactgactacaatcagccgggtgtgcaatcttatcatcatccactttgcgctcatcatcccaccatgtcatgagtgtggcttctttagagtttaagaagatacgtctcaagcgatcggtcactggtaggtaccacattaccaaggcaagaattcttctctgctttgcatcgttgcctaatggagtgtcctctgggggctaaaattcttgtaccacattttttgtacccttcttatttctctttttccccgtggagggttcgtccccaccgtaaaggtcattgttcttataccgactggccccacactggggacatttatctagtgacttgaacgtttcgccatgaaaaagtatacaatggttggggcatgcatgaatttttttcaacccccattgtcaatggacttatgaccttcttcgcttggtatgtgttggcgggaactgagtttggttgtggcagcacccaggagatgcaatagatcattgaaactacagtctgaccagccgtacttagccttcaggatgagtagctcaagcacaaaatgtagcaatgtccaatgtgtcgaacagcccttttcaacaccatacacagtctccttcgatgcttttgtcatcctttccaaattttttagaccttttgggctatttagtaaaatctctggtccaaaggctcgaatcatgtcctccaaatcatcttcatccccgacacgtgctccaccatcattattggcaccaccttcgtcgttaccatcccaaccaccagcatcgccaccttgttcattatcaaactcgaaatccattcgtgcatcaagctctgctgaatattgggacatggattatatggtttcatcgtcatattcctcctcatcctcgtcgttaacaataaccgcttcaccatgatgaatccacattatgtagtcctcaacaaatcctcgcataatcaaatgtgatctgatgatagtaaCATCTGTCCAAGCCAtacagttcttgcaatctttacaggggcaaataattgtatccttattctctttcaatgtcgttgcatgcttctttgcggctttaataaatttatccacctctttacggaaacctgccttgaaccttaacgaaccatacatccaagagttcatgtactctatcttttacaacaacaacaaaacaaacattaaaggactacttattcagatatatataaaaatgaatcaaagtaataattacttgagaataattgtatatacttcagatatatatgaatataaatctaatataattacatgaagcatacaaacacaccatggtagaggaaaattaattaatggcccatttatccataaataattaaaatacatatttattgattataataaacaatttcaaagacaacaattagcaacaattatactatACCCAATATCTTtaatacaaaccctagtccaatttcatcaaaaataaatttacaaaaatgaaattaataaaaaaactaaaccctagatctagatccacatgcacatgaaacatccataaaactaactaattgtttactaaaatcaagaaacatggatcaaataagggtatgatcttgttcccctccctaatttaccctagtacatttaaaacttaggtctaatttgcttcataagtagctcaagcaccatagaagagagagaaaaacaaaagtctaattactcactaactaaccattaaaacttcaaaaaaaatgtggaattgcattttcttaccttctagaacctctccaccaaagaatttgagactaaaaccttccccccttagtagaacaATTTTTGGGAGATGCCCAagacctccccacctttctttcatgggttgtagtgagtgacccaaggaggAAGAATATGCtacagctgttttatatgtgggtcatttgtaggggcggctggtgattaagccgcccctacaaatcggagctatgtatacgggggtatttgtaggggcggctcaatcaccagccgcccctacaaatagcaactacaggggcggctggtgattgagccgcccctacaaatcagaccccatttgtaggggcggctcatatcaccagccgcccctgctgttctatttgtaggggcggctggtgtctgggcacccgagcacgccactataagggtggctccatcaccagccgcccctacaaaaaaatcgaaccgttgctaaaaatcattttttacgtagtataggttagcacttagggtttcatcaattcaccaaaaccaaactagagctttcacctattgaactataaaataaacacTAGCAAAcatattagtctaatttggttgtgttgatgatcaaacaccaaaatccaaagtaaatgggcctagggtccattttccttacaaaatccaataatatatttttggtatcataaacatttgtacttttttgtataaatttggacaaacttaaaatagtttgacttaggacaaacctaaaacatcacttattttgggacggagagaaTATATGAAAACATGAATAGTTTTTGAATAACAGTCAAGAGATCTGCCTGTTGTTTTGAACTTTTAATTAGTGAGAGCCCAGTCAACAGAGTCAACAAAACTTAAAAGATCCATTCTTATCTGTCTATATAAATGAGTCATTTAAATATAAAAAAGTATCTGAATAAGGATCCAGTAAATGTTAGAAAGTTACGCATCTGCATGATTATAATCTGAATATAAATAATGAAACAGATAATAACTACACATTGCAATACTAATTAAATAGAGTATGCAATTCTCATAAATTAACATGCATGCTAACATGTAGTATTGAAAGCAATACAATAAACCATGACAGACTAATTTATAAAATTGTACCCTTTGAGTAGCGGGCCTAGTGTAACGACCCGAAAACCCAAACTTTTAAAACAATTACTAAACCATTGTCTTTACCAAGATAATCTGACAAGCCCAGAGTCTTTGACTTGAACTTGACAAACACACCACCGTCCTTGGATGTCCTGATCACGGCCTTTTCCAAACCCTCTTGTACCATCCCTCACAATAAAACGTTTGTCGATGGCATGCTCTATAACGATGTGATTGTATCTCCTTAGGTACTACAATGGAATCAAAGCTCCATGCAGACTGCAGCAGCATGGGTAGTGACCATTGATACCTGTTTATTTCTCTAAATTGAGTAATCCTCAGTGGCCCCCACCTTAATGACCTTCGACCTAACTAAAATCTTGATATGTAGTATATGCTTCCCCTTTGCCATGGACCACAAAAAGCTTGTTGTCATCTTCTATACATTCTTAACTTAATTCTAAGTTCGTGCTTTTTTAAATGTTCTAACCACCCTTTATTTTCATGCATGTTCAACCCTTCCTTGTCTAAGTGTCTACTTTATCTCTAATGCAAGACCTCATCAACCATGACGTTAGGGGAGTCAGATGCCCAAACGTGATTATAGTGGATCACCTCTAGAACCATCAATGGGGATTATCGACACCAGAAGACAAAAGAACCCAAAGGAATGCATGATGACAGAACTATCCGAACACTTTGGAATCTAAAAGAAACATGAGAGGCTACCCAAGACCACATTTAGTTAACCTAGTCATAAGCCCTAGTTAGAGAGCCCTTGGTGTCATGACGGATATTGTCCATGGGTGACATGTCAGCCTGCACACACAAATGCCCTACGTGCCAGATTCCACCCAAGTTAGTCTCACAAACTGTTGTCTGACCTGTTTGGACAAATAGTCCATCAGAGCGCGTGATGCACATAAGTGTCACATGCACATGTaccctaggcccacatgtcatccctcCCCCTCACACAAGCACCAACCCCCTCCCCCTCCCACTCTCCCTCACATTCCTTCTCACTACACAACACAACATAAGCCCACTATCACCCTTCTTATGATGGTGGTACCCACGAGGAGAACAACACCAAGCGCTATAACACCAAGCACTATAACATGCTTGGATGGAGAAGATTTCGCTAATCAAGACAATTACAATTAATATCAATGCATTTTCctggatttattctaggatttaacagcgctattctttcagtggtaggcgacgtgctGTCGACAACGAGTCATTGTGGttacttcgtcaatctcgagatttgctggtccaactcagttcttcggaggtgctcatacgGGTAGGATGTGCATGCGTACgctcataggggtgagtgtgcgctcGTGTATGTGAGCGTCTGGTGTAACTGGGTCTAAAAAATAGAACAAACTTGGACTAAAGGCTTGTTTAGATTAATTCAATCCCTCTCGATCCATATAAGAATTATAAAAGAGAACAAACTAATTTCATCCAATCTCTTTTTATATGTATAATATGTATGGATTGAAAAGGATTACTATTGTTTTGAAATAATAATCTCTGAAAATGTTCTAAATAATTATCCCTCTATAAAgaggcttttacatgtatgccattaagaaagtttgtaattacacagAAGCCATTAAAAAGGTGACCGCACACAGGTGCCACTGCTCTAAACTTCTTTGCCTTACACGGCATTCCATCCTTGTTCTGTTTGTTTTTTGCCGTTTGGTAGCCCTTACAGGTGGGACCGGCCAGTGAAATTGTCTATGTTGCCCTTGGGCGGTGGCCGTCCATCCTCTGCCTGCCTGCCCCGCTTGCGCGGCGCGTCTGCTCTAGGGGAGATCCGCTAGAGATTGAGGAGAGGGACGGAGGCGTCGGGGCCGGGGAGCGGTGGCGGCGAGGGATGGACGGCCACGGCGGCAGGGAGGGGGTGGAGCCGGGGGCTGGCAAGCAGACGTCGTCCTCGCTGCTGCGCTCGGCCACGGTGCCAACTGCTCCTCGTTTCTAGGCCGTGGTTGTTGAGGACCCGGAGCCCGACGACAAGAAGGCCCAAGCGCACCCCAAGGCCCCGCCGCACCACTTCTACCCCGGCGGCAGTGGCTTCGGCGGCCCCGACCACCCGCTAATCGTCCTCGTGCTCCCGCTCGccttcctgctcctgctcctgctcctccgcagcggcggcgacggccacCACCTCGCCCTCCTCGCGTCGTCCACGGCCATCGCCGTCGAGGGTGCAGGGCGGTGCCGGGGCCGGGAGCATGAGGCCAGGCCACCGGGGTCGCCTTGACAAAGCCAGCGACGAGCGTGCGGGGCAGCGCCTGAAGCCAGTCGTCGCGGCCGATGTCCGGCGGCAGCGCGCTCATGACGTGCTCGAGTAGATGCTCCTTGTTGTAGACCGCCATCGACACGCCGTTGTGGCCGTCGAACACTTGGCGCGCCAGATCCAAGCAGCGGAGGGGCGTCAAATCAGGGCGCAGCagcaagagaaagagagaggaagatAGAGAGCAGCAGCGGAGAGGGAGGGGTGGGCGGGCGGTATGTACCGCGAAGACGGAGAATGCCGATGCAGGGTCCCTGAGGACGCGGAGGCAGTCGAGCTTGACGAGGAAGTTGTCCTCGCCACGCTTGGCGAAGCCGGCGTGGTCGTAGCACAGGGTCGGGCGCTCGGAGCCCCCTGCGCGGAGCTCGCGGTCGATGAGTGTGGCCAGGGGCAGCGTCGGCGGCAGGCGCCTCTCTCTCGCGGCGGTCGCCATCGCCGCCCGGTCCCGGTGGTCGCCTTCAGACTTTAGCTGGCACCTACCGCCTTGGATTCGGTTAGGTCCTTGGAAGAAGACAATAGGCAAGGCAGAGGCTACCACATTCGTGGCGCGGAGGAAGGCCGCGGCGAGGTACGGACGACTGGGATCCGAGATTGCGCGGCTGGTGGTGCAAATCAGAGGGGATTGGTGTGCTCTTGGTAGCGGCCGGGATTCCTTCCCgggagaagaggagaggagaccgAGAGACAAAAAAACTAATGTGGCAGTGAATCGTAGTCAACACGATCTTCACCGTTTAAGGGTAATATGAATAATTTCACTGGCCGGTCCTACCTGTAAGGGCTACCATACCTGTAAGGGCTACCAAACGGTGAAAAACAAACAGGACAAGAACGGAATAACGTGTAAGACAAAGAAGTATAGAGCAGTGGTATCTATGTGTGGTCACCTTTTTTTTATAACTTAAATTACAAACTTTCGTAATGTCTTACGTGTAAAAGCCTCCTCTATAGACCCCTGTCCTCTTGGGGTGCGGCGGCGCAAGGTTCTCTCGTCTCTTCCTCACCGTCACCGGGCCTTCACCTGCACTCGTCGTTTCTCTCAATCCTCGCTGCTCCCATCCCATGGCTCTCGCGTTCGCATCTCAcgcccgccgcctcctcctctccGGCGCTGGAGCTCCGGCGAGATCGTTCCACGCCCAGCCCTACCAAGGTACGCCCGCTCCTTCTCCGCCTCCTTGAATCTCGTGGTGCTTCTCTTTGGTGATTGGAGTTGGATCGTTGCCGGGCGCAGCCAGGGTCGGCGTGGTGGAGTTCCTCAACGGTGTGGGGAAGCGGGTGGAGAAGCACGCCGCGAAGCCGGAGGACGCAGTGGGTAGCGATATGCAGAGGCTGATCGAGGCCGGCAAGCTGCGCCGCAAGAATCTCCGCATCCCCTGCAAGCGTGTAAGCCACAAATTCTCCTCTCTGTCTCGGGTGAGAAACGACGAAACGAGTGTCCGATGTGCCTCTAGTTTGAGCATTTTGCCATGGAAATGTTGTTGTAGCTCGGTGAGGTTTTGATGTCTATTATATAATTCGATCCCTAAATAGAATTTATGAGCCATTGCCAAATGTTGATTTGGGAGATTTCCTGTGGTGTTTTCTGATTGAGATGCAAAATACTTTTCTCCATATAACTTTGCTTCCGACGTTCCATTGGCTAAAATGTgaggtgacttggcatgttaacAGATCAAATCGACATGTTTGTAGAATAAATTGGTCCTTCTAGTAAATTACTTTGTTCAAATAGTTTCGTAGCCTATACGTTGCTTTGATTCTTGTGAATATCAAACCAGTTGCATAGTTAATAGTTTCCTTTTGATAGATTGTTTTCATAGCAAATTTGGCGTCAAGTAGTGAATCTAGGTCTCTCAAACCATGCATTGGGTGTTGAAAGATTGATGAGCTGACAagaatattgttccggctggtttggtgtgagagaaaaatactcttcaGACTGGAAGACACTGTCCACGTGAACAGTGCCCGCGTGAGTGGGCTGGCACTGTTCGTAGCCTATACGTTGCTTtgattctaataattataatttagacacaaataaattaagctaatatggttctatatggaatatatttgtatattattgttagccATACAAGGgagatacttatatgttgcatttctactaTAGGAAAGCGAGTTCAAGAACGTGCTATAAGTTAGGGAGTAGAAACATAGCATGGTGATCTGTAGAATCAATTTTcgtctcccaccctatgaatttgagatggGCTTATTTGTGAAGCTGTGAAAGTTGTGGAATAAAGTCAAATagcctaatttattaagtagatttcaattcctccgaaatgaaaggatccaaacggccccttaaGGAAAAGTTTGTGCACGAGCATTTTGTTATGGAATACCTTCAAAGAAAGCTTAGCATGTGACCACGTAGGCATCCTCATCTTTTCTCTCATAATTAGTCAGGGCCACCATTGATAAGGCTCAATGATTGTGTGTAGTGTTCTTTCCCACCAAAGAGGCATCAAGCATTGCTGTTCGCTTGCTTCTCCTGCAATATGTTCTGTTTGCTCTCTTATTCCCATCACCTCCATGGTCGCTTGTTGGTTCCAAGGCAGGGCTCACCGCTCACGTCACCATGTTCAGAAAAGattgatattttttttttgaaataaaggACTGGCACTTAGCAGCATTAAGAATGGTTCTTTCTTTCTGTAAAGTAGCCTCGCTTTGCAAGGTTAGTTGCTCCAGTTTCTGAATGCTAGACCCTCCTTCGCACAGAAGTGAAATTCACATGCTTCTCAGTGCGCCACCAGATCAAGCTCAGTTTCCACACGCCTGCTTGGCTGCTCACCTGAATCGAGCTCTTGGTAGACCTAATCAAACCTTCAACCTTACTGTTGCTTGGGTTTGCTGGACTATCACCTCGTTGAGACTGAGGTCTACACTGCTGAACTGAGGCCACTGGAGCATGTCCAAGGGCTGGGGAGCTGGACAGGTCAACAAAAGGAAGATGTGTGGGCTCTTCTTTTGACGGGAACAATGGAATTGCATGAATAGTTGTTGTAGCGGATTAGCAGATAAATTCTTCATACATATAGCAGGGTTCCATTTAAAAATGTAAAGATTGAGAATAGAAGTCTGTAGATCTAAATTATCAATTTGTCATATTTGATTATTTTCCTGCAATGCAGAGAGTTGATTTTGAGTCTTGCCCACAAGTTTCGTCTTGGTCTCTGGAAGCCTTGAGCAGAGCCCAAGAAAGTCGAATGAAGTCTGTTTGTTCTTAGAATGCTCACATGGAATTATGGAAAACAATTGAGTGAAGCATGTTTGAGACATTGAATAGATACTCTTGTAATTTGGATGCCACAATCTTCATTCTCTGCCAACGCTTATTTTCCATCAGTTTGTGCAGAATTCTTGAAAAATTCCAACTATCTGTAGCATGTAGCATGGTTTGTTCCTTTTGTAACAACAAAAGTTACCAATAACATATGACAATTCTCCTTGATGCTTTATCACTTCATATCTGTATTGTTACATAGTTTATTTTACTAACAATATTGTAGTTTTGTGAAGAGTCGGACCAGACACTGAAGCACCCCCATGAACTGTAGTGGACAATGCAGAAAGAGACGTTACTGTATACTAGAGAGCTCCAATCATCATCAAGGTAAACAGATCTTGCTAAAATGGCAAAGAAGCTTCTGGAGCTCTACGGTTTCCTAAGATGCAAATGGACACAATGCGATGATTTTTCCACAGGGTCCGCCACTACGGTATTGCCAATTTTTTGTGCTATCCCTTTAGCTCCACTAAACACTGTTCTTTGACTTAGTTGTGAAATAACTGGTCTAGCCAAATATTCATTCTTTACTTGATGAGACAAGGAACCATTGAATAATTGTTTGCTAAATGTTGTCTGAagtcctttttatttttttttcttagtTTTTAGCAGGTGTTCCTATAACGGAGCCATCAATTGGagatttgaaaaggatattaaaagGAAATAATTGTTTAATTCTAATTAATAGTATGGATTTCAGAGTTTGTATATTTTGTGGAATGAATATAAATATTTGAGTATTTgtgtttatgatttttttttcctaattacatctctctctctctctctctctctctatatatatatatatatatatatatatatatatatatatatatatataagttacgataattactatgttaatttacgagatcatagtaattctatactaagtggtttactataacgttatggtaaatatcttcatgtgttatagtaacccaactatcgtaaatatgtattgatattattgtaaattagtatataaaattatcgtaaatggaggtggctacagaataacttattttgtagttggctactatatatatatatatatatatatatatatatatatatatatatatatatat
Coding sequences within:
- the LOC136454714 gene encoding probable protein phosphatase 2C 33, with protein sequence MATAARERRLPPTLPLATLIDRELRAGGSERPTLCYDHAGFAKRGEDNFLVKLDCLRVLRDPASAFSVFAVHTARPPLPLRCCSLSSSLFLLLLRPDLTPLRCLDLARQVFDGHNGVSMAVYNKEHLLEHVMSALPPDIGRDDWLQALPRTLVAGFVKATPLDPLVSETKTGEKAFDVAAVVLLADGDSSGETDGTGVFPQ
- the LOC136452252 gene encoding uncharacterized protein isoform X2 codes for the protein MALAFASHARRLLLSGAGAPARSFHAQPYQARVGVVEFLNGVGKRVEKHAAKPEDAVGSDMQRLIEAGKLRRKNLRIPCKRFCEESDQTLKHPHEL
- the LOC136452252 gene encoding uncharacterized protein isoform X1 → MALAFASHARRLLLSGAGAPARSFHAQPYQARVGVVEFLNGVGKRVEKHAAKPEDAVGSDMQRLIEAGKLRRKNLRIPCKRRVDFESCPQVSSWSLEALSRAQESRMKSVCS
- the LOC136452252 gene encoding uncharacterized protein isoform X3; this encodes MALAFASHARRLLLSGAGAPARSFHAQPYQARVGVVEFLNGVGKRVEKHAAKPEDAVGSDMQRLIEAGKLRRKNLRIPCKRSRTRH
- the LOC136452252 gene encoding uncharacterized protein isoform X4; the protein is MALAFASHARRLLLSGAGAPARSFHAQPYQARVGVVEFLNGVGKRVEKHAAKPEDAVGSDMQRLIEAGKLRRKNLRIPCKRK